ATGGTTCCCCTTCCCTGGCCCGTTCGGATGCCGGGGCCTGTTCAGTGGCGATCACCCCAGCAGGACGGAGCCCGCCCGTCCACGCCCGGCGGCCGAATCGCTGCCGCTGACCAGCGGCGCGCCCGACGGCCTGTGCACGCGCACAACCGGGCGTGTCAGGGGAAACCCCGGGGGCCCGCCCTGCCGGGCGGGCCCCCGGGCCCTTCGGCCGCTACGGCTTCGGGGTGTAGCCGGCCGGGCGGGTGGTGAAGGTGGCGCGGCCCTGGGTGCGGGTGCGCAGGCGGGTGGCGTAACCGAAGAGCTCCGCCAGCGGCACCGTCGCCGTGACCACCGTCGTACCGGAGTGCGCGGTCGAGCCGGAGACCCTGCCGCGGCGGGCCGCGAGGTCGCCGAGGACCGGGCCCACGGCGGCGTCCGGGGCCGTGACCGTCACCTCCGCCACCGGTTCGAGCAGCGTCATGACGGCGGCCCGCAGCGCGTCGCGGAGGGCGAAGCGCGCCGCGGTGCGGAACGCGAGTTCCGACGAGTCCTTGGAGTGGGTGGCCCCGTCGGTCAGCGTGACCCGCAACCCGGTCACCGGATGGCCCCCGAGGGGCCCCTCCGCGAGCGCGTCCCGGCAGCCTGCCTCGACCGCCCGGACGTACTCCTGCGGCACCCGGCCGCCCGTGACGGTCGAGGCGAACGCGAACGTCCCGTCCGGCCCGTCCAGCGGCTCGACGTCGAGGACGACATGGGCGAACTGACCCGCGCCGCCGTCCTGTTTGACGTGCCGATGGACGAACCCGGACACGCCGCGCAGCACCGTCTCGCGGTACGCGACCTGGGGCCGGCCCACCGTGACGTCCAGGCCGGCGCGCCGGATCTTCTCCGCCGCTACCTCCAGGTGCAGTTCGCCCTGGCCCGACAGCACCGTCTGGCCGGTCTCCGGATCCGTCCGCACCACCAGCGAGGGGTCCTCCTCGGCGAGGCGGGCGAGCGCCGACGCGAGCCGGTCGGTGTCGAGGCCCCTGCGGGCCTCGACGGCGACGGACACGACGGGCGCGGCCGACACCGGCGGCTCGAACAGCAGCGGCGCGCCCGGGGCGCACAGGGTTGCCCCGGTGCGGGCGGCCTTGGGGCCGACGACGGCGACGATGTCGCCGGCCGAGGCCCGGTCGGTCTCCGTGTTCCGGTCGGCCTGCACCCGCAGGATCCGCCCGACCCGCTCCGTGCGTCCCGCCGTCGCGTCGAGCACGGTGTCCCCCTTCCGTAGCGTTCCCGCGTAGACCCGCAGGAAGGTCAGCCGCCCGGTGGCGGTCGAATGCACCTTGAACACGAGCCCGGCGAACGGCGCGGCCGGGTCGGCGGCCCGTTCCTCCACGGCCCCGTCGAGGGTGCCGCGTACGGACGGGACGTCCGACGGCGACGGCAGGTACGCCACGACCGCGTCCAGCAGCGGCTCGACGCCGCGGTTGCGGTACGCCGATCCGCAGAGCACGACCACGGCCTCACCGCCGCACGTCAGGTCGCGCAGCGCACCGGCCAGCGTCCGCGCGCCGAGCTCCCCGCGGGCGCAGAACTCCTCGAGGGCGGCCGGATGGAGCTCCGCGACCGTCTCCTCCAGGAGCCGGCGGCGGCGCGCCGCCTCGTCGCGCAGCTCCTCGGGCACGGGGCCCTCCACGCACGCGGCGTCGGCCTCGTCGTCCCAGACCAGGGCGCGCATGCGGAGCAGGTCGACGACGCCGGTGAAGGCGTCCTCGCGTCCGATCGGCAGCTGCACGACCAGCGGCACGGCGTGCAGCCGGTCCCGGATGGAGGCGACCGCGGTGTCGAGGTCGGCGCCCGCCCGGTCGAGCTTGTTGACGAAGGCGATGCGCGGGACGCCGTGCCGGTCGGCCTGCCGCCACACCGTCTCGCTCTGCGGCTCCACGCCCGCCACGGCGTCGAAGACCGCGACGGCCCCGTCGAGGACGCGGAGCGAGCGCTCGACCTCGTCGGAGAAGTCGACGTGGCCGGGGGTGTCGATCAGGTTGATCCGGTGGCCGTCCCAGTCGCAGCTGACGGCCGCGGCGAAGATGGTGATGCCGCGGTCGCGTTCCTGCGGGTCGAAGTCGGTGACGGTCGTGCCGTCGTGGACCTCGCCGCGCTTGTGGGTGGCGCCGGTGAGGAAGAGGAACCGCTCGGTGAGCGTGGTCTTTCCGGCGTCCACGTGGGCGAGGATGCCGAGGTTCCGGATGCGGGAGAGCTGCCGGGTGGAGGAAAGCTGGGTGCGCACGGCCCGTGGCCTTTCGGTGCGTTCGGGAAAGGGCAGCGCGATGTCCCGAACGCAGGGCGTCTGAAGCGACGTCAGGGATGCGTCACGGGATTCCGGAGGCGGGCGCGCAGCCGCCGCCGGCCGGCGGGAGAGGCGAGGATCACGTCGTACCGGAACGGGGCCCGGGCGGTGACGCGGGGAACGACGACGTTCGTACGGCTGCGCACGGTCGGGCTCCCTTCGTCTTCGGTCGTGGCACGGTGATCGGTTCGACGCGAGTGTAGGGAGCGCCCCGGCCGCGGGCCCAACGGTTTTTCGTCGCAACGCACTTCACCCGGTCCGCGGGGTGCGGACCGGGTGAAGGGAGAGGGGGAGGCGGGCGACCGCGGAAGGCGGGCGACCGCGGCGTACTAGCTCAGGAAGTCGCGGGCGAGCCGCGCCGCCGTCTCCTCCAGGAGCGGCCCCGCGTTCGGCATGGACTTGGCCGGGTCCGGCTCCAGGTCCGTCAGCGCGTAGGCGCGGCGGATGCCCGCCGCCCCGAGGGCCTCCGGCGGGAGGGCGAGCCGGCCGCAGACCGCGACGACGTCCTTGCCGGCCGCGCGCGCGGCGGAGGCGACGCCCGCGGGGGCCTTGCCGTGCAGGGTCTGCTCGTCGAGGGAGCCCTCGCCGGTGATGACCAGTGTGGCGCGCTCCAGGGCCGGGGCGAAGCCCAGCACGTCCAGCATCAGCTCGATGCCGGGACGGAAGCTCGCGTCGAGGCCGACCAGCGCGCCGTACCCGATGCCGCCGGCGCCGCCCGCGCCGGGCGCGACCGCGCACTCCGCCGCCTTCGGGCCGATGGCCTTCTCGAGCACGGTCACGAAGTGCGACAGCGCCGCGTCGAGGGTCTGTACGTCCTCGGGGGACGCGCCCTTCTGCGGCCCGTACACCGCCGGCGCGCCCTTGGGCCCGGTCAGCGGGTTGTCGACGTCGCTGGCGAGGATCAGGTCGACGTCCGCGAAGCGGGGGTCGAGGCCGGAGAGGTCGGCGGACGCGAGCTGCGCCAGCGCCGCGCCGCCGGGGCCGACCGGCTCGCCCGCCGCGTCGAGGAACCGCGCGCCGAGCGCGGCCAGCATGCCGGCGCCGCCGTCGGTCGTCGCGCTGCCGCCGACGCCGAACACGATCGTCCGCGCGCCCGCGTCCAGGGCGGCCGCGAGCAGCTCGCCCGAGCCGTACGTGGTCGCCGTCAGCGCCGCGAAGACGCCGGGCGGCAGCAGCTGGAGGCCGGACGCCTCCGCCATCTCGACCACGGCGGTGCCGTCGCGCAGCGCGAACGCCGCCGTGACCGGCTCGCCGACGGGACCGGTGACGGTCACCTCACGTCGTTCGAACCCGGCCGCCACCGCGGCCGCGACCGTGCCGTCGCCGCCGTCCGCGACGGGCAGCGTCTCCACTTCGAGCTCCGGGACGACCCGTCGCAGTCCTGCTGTGACCCGCTCCGCGACCTGTACGGCCGTGAGCGAACCCTTGAACTTGTCGGCCGCCACGAGCACACGTGCCCGCGAGTCCGCGACCTGAGTTACTGCTCCGTCCGTCACCTTGCATCCCTTGCTTTCGAACAGGCAGTCGCGCCAGGCCCGACCCTATCCGGACCCCCAGACCACGTGCCACTCCCTGATGAGACGATATTCCGCACCATAATGGGGCAGAGTGACCGCGAACCGATCGATCAAACCTCACCGCGCGGGGCCCGGGCCGGGCCGTGTCCCGGCGCGCGGGGCGGGCGCGGATTCGGTAAACCGGAGGCATGGGTCTCCTACCGCACAGCGAACTCGCCGACCGGATCCTCGGCGGCTGGACCGGGCGGATCGCCGGGAACATGCTCGGCAAGCCGGTCGAGCGCGGCGACCACTGGACGCCCGATCGGATCGACCGCTACCTGCGGCTGACGGACGCGCTGCCGCTCACCGACTACCTGCCGCCGCCGCCCGCCGCCGGCGCGGACGGGTTCGAGCTGCGGCCCGAGTGGCCGCAGTGCGTCCGCGGACGGATCCGCGGCAGCTGCAGGGACGACGACGTCGACTACTCGATCCTCGGCCTGCACCTGCTCGAGACCCGGGGCTTCGACTTCACCACCGAGCAGGTCGGCGAGCACTGGCTGCTGCGGCTGCCGTACCTGCAGACCTTCACCGCCGAGCGGACCGCGTACCGGAACCTCGCGAACGGGCTGAAGCCGCCGCTGACCGCCACGTACGACAATCCGCACCAGGAGTGGATCGGGGCGCTGATCCGGGCGGACGTGTACGGCTGGACGTCGCCGGGCGACCCGCGCCGTGCGGCGTCCCTGGCCCGCCGCGACGCGGTGCTGTCCCACACCGGCAACGGGGTGTACGGAGCGATGTGGGCGGCGGCGCTGATCGCGGCCGCGTTCGCCGCGCCGGGCCCGCGGGACGCCCTGGAGACCTCGCTGGAACGGATCCCGGCGAGCAGCCGACTGGCGCGGACGGTCCGGCACACGATCGGGCTGTACGAGGCGGGGGTGGAGTGGCCGGACGCGCTCGCCGCGCTGGCCGAGGAGTCCAACCACCTGGGCTGGATCCACACCGTCCCGAACGCGGCGGTGCTCACGGCCGGACTGCTCTACGGCGAGGGCGACTTCACCCGCACGATCGCGCTGACCGTACGCGGCGGCCTGGACACCGACTCCAACGGCGCGACGGCCGGCTCGATCGCCGGGGTGATGTGCGGCGCGCGGGCGATCCCCTCGCAGTGGTCGGAGCCCCTGCAGGACCGGGTGCGCAGCGCGGTGTTCGGCTTCGACGGGGTGCGGATCAGCGAACTCGCGGAGCGGACGCTGCGGCTCGCTACGCTGACCGGATGACCACAACCGATTACGCCACGTACATCGCGAACCTCCCGAAGGTGCTGGCCGGGGCCGCCGCCCTGTTCCGCGACGAGCGGGGCCACGTCCTGATCGTCGAGCCGAACTACCGGGAGGGCTGGACACTGCCCGGCGGCACGATCGAGTCCGACGCGGGCGAGACGCCCCGGCAGGGGGCCCGCCGGGAGACGGCGGAGGAGATCGGCCTGGACGTGGAGCTGGGCGCGCTGCTCGCGGTCGACTGGGTGCACAGCGCGTCGGGACGCGACCGACCGCCGCTGGTGGCGTACGTGTACGACGGCGGCGTCCTGACCGAGGAGCAGCTGGCGTCGATCAGGCTCCAGGAGGAGGAGCTCCTGTCCTGGAAACTCGTCGCCCGCGAGGACCTGTCCACGTACCTGCCGGGCACCCTCGGCCCCCGGGTCGAGTCGGCCCTGGACGCGTTGGCCGCGGGCACGGGCCCGACGGAACTGGAGGACGGCCGGCCGGCGGGCTGACCACGGGGGCGGGAGAGGAAACCGTTCGCTTCGGATCCGCCGAGCCGCCTACCCTCGCCGTATGACCATGGTCGCGATTCTCAGTGGTGCCGGAATCTCCACGGACTCCGGGATCCCCGACTACCGGGGGCCCAACGGGGTGTGGACGCGGGATCCGGAGGCCGAGAAGCTCGCCACGTACGAGCACTACATGGCCGACCCGGAGATCCGCCGCCGTGCCTGGCGGATGCGGCTCGACGGGCCCGTGCTGCGGGCCGAGCCGAACGCCGCGCACAAGGCGGTCGCCGCGTTCGACCGGAGCGGGCACGCGGTCCGCGTGATCACGCAGAACGTCGACGGGCTGCACCAGGCGGCCGGGATGCCGGACCGCAAGGTGTTCGAGCTGCACGGCTCGGCGCGCTCGGTGGTGTGCACGGCCTGTCACGCGCGGTCGTCGATGGCCGATGCCCTGGAGCGGGTGAAGGCCGGCGAGGACGATCCGAAGTGCCTGGCCTGCGGAGGCATCCTGAAGTCGGCGACGGTGATGTTCGGACAGCGGCTCGACCCGGTCGTGCTGGGCGAGGCGATGGCGGTCGCGAAGGCGACCGAGGTGTTCATCGCCGTCGGCACCAGCCTCCAGGTCCAGCCGGCCGCCTCCCTCGCCGGCATCGCGGCCGAGCACGGCGCCCGCCTGATCATCGTCAACGCCGAGCCGACCCCGTACGACCCGATCGCGGACGAGCTCGTCCGCGAGCCGATCGGCACCGCACTGCCCGCGCTGCTGGACAGCCTCCGCTAGAACAGCGTCCCCTCCTCGCCCGCGCCGCCCGCCTCGAAGGCAAGCAGTCGCTTCTTGCGGTCCAGGCCGCCGCCGTAGCCGGTCAGTGAGCCGGCCGCGCCGATCACCCGGTGGCAGGGCACGATGATGCTGACCGGGTTCTTGCCGTTGGCGAGGCCGACGGCGCGGGACGCGCCGGGGTTGCCGAGTGCTTCGGCGAGTTCGCCGTAGGAGCGCGTCTCCCCGTAAGGGATCAGCCGCAGCTGCTCCCAGACGCGGAGCTGGAACTCCGTGCCGACGAGGTGCAACGGCAGGTCGAACTCGGTGAGTTCGCCCGCGAAGTACGCGTCGAGCTGGCGGACCGTCTCGCCGAAGGGGCGCGCGTCGCGCTCCCCGAAGGTCTCCTCGGCGGGCCGGTGCCGCTGGTCGGTCATGTGGATGCGGCTGAGGACGCCGTCGACGGCGACGAGGGTCAGCGCGTCGTACGGGCTGTCGACGACCAGATGCTGCACGGTCGGCATGGCGGGTCATCTTCCTTACACGGGGAGGGAGTTGATCGGGTGGCTGTCGGTCGCCCAGAGGTACTGGACGGCGTAGGCGCGCCAGGGGCGCCACTGCGCGGCGCGGGCGGTGAGCGCGGCCGGGGTGGACGGCAGGCCGAGGTTCTGCGCGGCGCGGCGGACGCCGAGGTCGCCGGGGAGGAACGCGTCGGGGTCGCCGAGCGCGCGCATGGCGACGACCTCCGTGGTCCACGGGCCGAAGCCGGGCAGGGCCATGAGCTGCGCCCGCGCCTTCTCCCAGTCGGAGTCGACGTCGAGTCGCAGCTCGCCGTCGGCGAGCCCCCGGACGAGGGTGAGCAGGGTGGTGCGCCGGGACCGCGGCAGGGCGAGGCTCTCGGGGTCCAGTCCGGCCAGCGCCTCGGGGCCCGGGAACAGGTGGGTGAGCCCGCCCTCGGGGTCGTCGATCGGCGTGCCGTGGGCGGCGACGAGCCGGCCGGCGTGGGTGCGGGCGGCGGCGGTGGAGACCTGCTGGCCGAGCACCGCGCGGACGGCGAACTCGGCGGCGTCGACGGTGCGCGGCACCCGCCGGCCGGGCTCCTTGTCGACCAGCGGGGCGAGCAGCGGGTCGGCGCGCAGCCGGTCGTCGACGGCGACCGGGTCGGCGTCCAGGTCGAGCATCCACCGGCAGCGGCTGATGGCGACGGTGAGGTCCCGGGGGTCGGTGAGGGAGAGCCGGCAGGCGATGTGGTCCGGCTTCGGAGTGAGGGCGACGATGCCGTGCCCGTACGGGAGGCTCAGCGTGCGCCGGTACGCGCCGTCCCGCCACTCCTCCACGCCGGGGACGGCGGTGGCGGCGAGGTGGCCGAAGAGGTTCGACGGGGCGAGCGGTGCGCGGAACGGCAGCCGCAGGGAGATCACGCCGGGCGTGGGCGGGCCTGCGGCGGGGCCGCGGGCGGCCCGGGCACGCAGTTCGCCGGGGGTGAGCGCGAAGACCTCGCGGACGGTGTCGTTGAAGGTGCGGATCGAGGAGAACCCGGCGGCGAAGGCGATCCGGGCCATGGGCATCGGGGTGGTCTCGACGAGCAGCCGCGCGGTCTGCGCGCGCTGGGCGCGGGCGAGGGCGAGCGGCCCGGCTCCCAGTTCGGCGAGGAGCTGCCGCTCGATCTGCCGGGTCGAGTAGCCGAGCCGGGCCGCGAGCCCGGGTACGCCCTCGCGGTCGACGACGCCGTCCTGGATGAGCCGCATGGCCCGGGCGACGGCGTCGGCGCGCGCGTTCCAGGCCGGGGAGCCGGGGGTGGTGTCGGGCCGACAGCGCTTGCAGGCCCGGAATCCGGCCCGCTGGCAGGACGCGGCGCTGGGGTGGAACTCCATGTTCTTGACCTTGGGCGGCACACCCGGGCAGCTGGGCCGGCAGTAGATCCCGGTGGTCAGGACCGCGGTGAAGAACACGCCGTCGAAGCGGGCGTCCTTCGACTGGACGGCCCGTACGCAGCGCTCGGTGTCGGTGTGCATGGATCAAGGATGGGGGAACGCCGGGCGGTCGGGCTGGCGGAAAAACGACATCACGGTCGCGCCGCGAGGGCGGCTTCGAACTCCCCGTACGCGGCCTTGTCGAAGAGCACGAAGCGGACGTCGGTGACGGAGGCGGGCGCGGACGCGCGCACCGTACGCACGGCGATCCGGGCGCCGTCGTCCATGGGCCAGCCGTAGATCCCCGTGGAGATCGCCGGGAAGGCGACCGAGCGGGCACCCAGCTCGCCCGCCACCCGCAGGGACTCCCGGTAGCAGGAGGCGAGCAGCTCGGAGCGGTCCTCGGTGGCGCTGTACACCGGGCCGACGGTGTGGATCACGTGGTCGGCGTGGAGCTCCCCGGCCGTCGTGGCCACGGCCTGGCCGGTGGGCAGACCCTTGCCGTAGTGCGCGGCGCGCAGCCTGCGGCAGTCGTCGAGGATGGCCTTGCCGCCGCGGCGGTGGATGGCGCCGTCCACCCCGCCGCCGCCGAGCAAGGAGCTGTTGGCGGCGTTGACGATGGCGTCCACCTGCTGGTCGGTGATGTCTCCGCGGACGAGGG
This sequence is a window from Streptomyces sp. HUAS YS2. Protein-coding genes within it:
- the fusA gene encoding elongation factor G; protein product: MRTQLSSTRQLSRIRNLGILAHVDAGKTTLTERFLFLTGATHKRGEVHDGTTVTDFDPQERDRGITIFAAAVSCDWDGHRINLIDTPGHVDFSDEVERSLRVLDGAVAVFDAVAGVEPQSETVWRQADRHGVPRIAFVNKLDRAGADLDTAVASIRDRLHAVPLVVQLPIGREDAFTGVVDLLRMRALVWDDEADAACVEGPVPEELRDEAARRRRLLEETVAELHPAALEEFCARGELGARTLAGALRDLTCGGEAVVVLCGSAYRNRGVEPLLDAVVAYLPSPSDVPSVRGTLDGAVEERAADPAAPFAGLVFKVHSTATGRLTFLRVYAGTLRKGDTVLDATAGRTERVGRILRVQADRNTETDRASAGDIVAVVGPKAARTGATLCAPGAPLLFEPPVSAAPVVSVAVEARRGLDTDRLASALARLAEEDPSLVVRTDPETGQTVLSGQGELHLEVAAEKIRRAGLDVTVGRPQVAYRETVLRGVSGFVHRHVKQDGGAGQFAHVVLDVEPLDGPDGTFAFASTVTGGRVPQEYVRAVEAGCRDALAEGPLGGHPVTGLRVTLTDGATHSKDSSELAFRTAARFALRDALRAAVMTLLEPVAEVTVTAPDAAVGPVLGDLAARRGRVSGSTAHSGTTVVTATVPLAELFGYATRLRTRTQGRATFTTRPAGYTPKP
- a CDS encoding glycerate kinase, with translation MTDGAVTQVADSRARVLVAADKFKGSLTAVQVAERVTAGLRRVVPELEVETLPVADGGDGTVAAAVAAGFERREVTVTGPVGEPVTAAFALRDGTAVVEMAEASGLQLLPPGVFAALTATTYGSGELLAAALDAGARTIVFGVGGSATTDGGAGMLAALGARFLDAAGEPVGPGGAALAQLASADLSGLDPRFADVDLILASDVDNPLTGPKGAPAVYGPQKGASPEDVQTLDAALSHFVTVLEKAIGPKAAECAVAPGAGGAGGIGYGALVGLDASFRPGIELMLDVLGFAPALERATLVITGEGSLDEQTLHGKAPAGVASAARAAGKDVVAVCGRLALPPEALGAAGIRRAYALTDLEPDPAKSMPNAGPLLEETAARLARDFLS
- a CDS encoding ADP-ribosylglycohydrolase family protein; this translates as MGLLPHSELADRILGGWTGRIAGNMLGKPVERGDHWTPDRIDRYLRLTDALPLTDYLPPPPAAGADGFELRPEWPQCVRGRIRGSCRDDDVDYSILGLHLLETRGFDFTTEQVGEHWLLRLPYLQTFTAERTAYRNLANGLKPPLTATYDNPHQEWIGALIRADVYGWTSPGDPRRAASLARRDAVLSHTGNGVYGAMWAAALIAAAFAAPGPRDALETSLERIPASSRLARTVRHTIGLYEAGVEWPDALAALAEESNHLGWIHTVPNAAVLTAGLLYGEGDFTRTIALTVRGGLDTDSNGATAGSIAGVMCGARAIPSQWSEPLQDRVRSAVFGFDGVRISELAERTLRLATLTG
- a CDS encoding NUDIX hydrolase; translated protein: MTTTDYATYIANLPKVLAGAAALFRDERGHVLIVEPNYREGWTLPGGTIESDAGETPRQGARRETAEEIGLDVELGALLAVDWVHSASGRDRPPLVAYVYDGGVLTEEQLASIRLQEEELLSWKLVAREDLSTYLPGTLGPRVESALDALAAGTGPTELEDGRPAG
- a CDS encoding SIR2 family NAD-dependent protein deacylase, producing MTMVAILSGAGISTDSGIPDYRGPNGVWTRDPEAEKLATYEHYMADPEIRRRAWRMRLDGPVLRAEPNAAHKAVAAFDRSGHAVRVITQNVDGLHQAAGMPDRKVFELHGSARSVVCTACHARSSMADALERVKAGEDDPKCLACGGILKSATVMFGQRLDPVVLGEAMAVAKATEVFIAVGTSLQVQPAASLAGIAAEHGARLIIVNAEPTPYDPIADELVREPIGTALPALLDSLR
- a CDS encoding methylated-DNA--[protein]-cysteine S-methyltransferase → MPTVQHLVVDSPYDALTLVAVDGVLSRIHMTDQRHRPAEETFGERDARPFGETVRQLDAYFAGELTEFDLPLHLVGTEFQLRVWEQLRLIPYGETRSYGELAEALGNPGASRAVGLANGKNPVSIIVPCHRVIGAAGSLTGYGGGLDRKKRLLAFEAGGAGEEGTLF
- a CDS encoding AlkA N-terminal domain-containing protein — protein: MHTDTERCVRAVQSKDARFDGVFFTAVLTTGIYCRPSCPGVPPKVKNMEFHPSAASCQRAGFRACKRCRPDTTPGSPAWNARADAVARAMRLIQDGVVDREGVPGLAARLGYSTRQIERQLLAELGAGPLALARAQRAQTARLLVETTPMPMARIAFAAGFSSIRTFNDTVREVFALTPGELRARAARGPAAGPPTPGVISLRLPFRAPLAPSNLFGHLAATAVPGVEEWRDGAYRRTLSLPYGHGIVALTPKPDHIACRLSLTDPRDLTVAISRCRWMLDLDADPVAVDDRLRADPLLAPLVDKEPGRRVPRTVDAAEFAVRAVLGQQVSTAAARTHAGRLVAAHGTPIDDPEGGLTHLFPGPEALAGLDPESLALPRSRRTTLLTLVRGLADGELRLDVDSDWEKARAQLMALPGFGPWTTEVVAMRALGDPDAFLPGDLGVRRAAQNLGLPSTPAALTARAAQWRPWRAYAVQYLWATDSHPINSLPV
- a CDS encoding O-acetyl-ADP-ribose deacetylase, whose protein sequence is MSTGPVITLVRGDITDQQVDAIVNAANSSLLGGGGVDGAIHRRGGKAILDDCRRLRAAHYGKGLPTGQAVATTAGELHADHVIHTVGPVYSATEDRSELLASCYRESLRVAGELGARSVAFPAISTGIYGWPMDDGARIAVRTVRASAPASVTDVRFVLFDKAAYGEFEAALAARP